From Synoicihabitans lomoniglobus, the proteins below share one genomic window:
- a CDS encoding CmpA/NrtA family ABC transporter substrate-binding protein — protein sequence MPTSRFSSSRVRRLARTCTFAFISVVTLASASRSLAQLSPEKTELKFGFIKLTDCAPLVIAKEKGFFRDEGLAVEVIAQPNWKTLLDNVISGNLDGAHMLSGQPIAATIGIGTKAHIVTAFTMDLNGNGITVSNAVWESMQLEDIDLDTPTPVHPISAKGLRPVVDEYLSSGSKLQMGMVFPVSTHNYEIRYWLAAAGIHPGMYTATDIGGRTDAEVELSVTPPPMMPTVLEAGNIQGYCVGEPWNQQAVAKGIGVPVTTNYDIWKNNPEKVFGVSKAWAEANPDTHVAVVKALIRAGKWLDATDASGKLINREEAVRILAQPNYVGADYDVIKSSMTGSFTFQKTDVREMPDFNVFFKYHATYPWYSDGIWFLTQMRRWGQITESKSADWYAETAKDIYLPTVYLAAAKLLLAEGHVAEEDIPWNTDGYKPATTDFIDGNAFDAHDPIGYINSFAIGNKDPI from the coding sequence ATGCCCACATCCCGCTTCTCTTCATCCCGCGTTCGCCGCCTCGCCCGAACGTGCACCTTCGCCTTCATCAGCGTGGTCACTCTGGCTTCCGCCTCGCGCAGTCTGGCGCAACTTTCGCCGGAAAAGACCGAGCTCAAGTTCGGTTTTATCAAGCTCACCGATTGTGCGCCGCTCGTCATTGCCAAGGAAAAGGGCTTCTTCCGCGATGAGGGTCTGGCCGTGGAGGTGATTGCCCAACCCAATTGGAAGACGCTGCTCGACAACGTCATTTCCGGCAATCTTGACGGGGCCCACATGCTTTCCGGTCAGCCCATCGCCGCCACCATCGGCATCGGCACCAAGGCGCACATCGTCACCGCTTTCACCATGGACCTGAACGGCAACGGCATCACGGTGTCCAACGCCGTGTGGGAATCCATGCAGCTCGAGGACATCGATCTCGATACGCCCACCCCGGTGCATCCGATCTCGGCCAAGGGCCTGCGTCCGGTGGTCGATGAATACTTGTCCAGCGGCTCCAAGCTGCAGATGGGCATGGTCTTTCCGGTATCGACCCACAATTACGAGATCCGCTACTGGCTCGCCGCCGCCGGCATTCACCCTGGCATGTATACCGCCACGGATATCGGAGGCCGCACCGACGCCGAGGTCGAGCTCTCGGTCACCCCGCCCCCGATGATGCCCACGGTGCTCGAGGCCGGTAACATTCAGGGATATTGCGTCGGTGAACCTTGGAACCAACAGGCTGTGGCCAAGGGCATCGGGGTGCCCGTCACCACCAATTACGACATCTGGAAAAACAACCCGGAAAAAGTCTTCGGCGTTTCCAAAGCGTGGGCCGAAGCCAATCCCGATACTCACGTCGCCGTCGTCAAGGCCCTCATCCGCGCCGGCAAGTGGCTCGATGCCACCGACGCCTCCGGTAAACTCATCAACCGCGAAGAAGCCGTGCGCATTCTCGCGCAGCCCAACTACGTCGGCGCTGATTACGATGTCATCAAGAGCTCCATGACGGGCTCCTTCACCTTCCAGAAAACCGACGTCCGCGAGATGCCCGACTTCAACGTGTTCTTCAAATACCACGCCACGTATCCATGGTATAGCGACGGCATTTGGTTCCTCACGCAAATGCGCCGCTGGGGCCAGATCACGGAATCCAAATCGGCTGATTGGTATGCCGAAACCGCCAAGGACATTTACCTCCCCACGGTCTACCTCGCCGCCGCCAAACTGCTCCTCGCCGAGGGTCACGTCGCGGAAGAGGACATCCCGTGGAACACCGATGGCTACAAACCCGCCACCACCGACTTCATCGATGGCAACGCCTTCGATGCTCACGACCCCATCGGTTACATCAACAGCTTTGCGATCGGGAACAAGGACCCGATCTAA
- a CDS encoding molecular chaperone DnaJ, with product MSEARAAQFQKLVDQQPENDLFRFSLAQALEAAGRAEQAVPHYAQCVAAKADWMMPRILLGKLQLKLGRRDAAKPILEDALRLALAQDHEDPAAELQLLLAELESR from the coding sequence ATGAGTGAAGCCCGCGCCGCCCAATTTCAAAAACTCGTCGATCAACAACCAGAGAACGACCTGTTCCGTTTCAGTCTGGCCCAAGCCCTCGAAGCCGCCGGCCGGGCCGAGCAAGCCGTGCCGCACTACGCGCAGTGCGTCGCCGCCAAGGCGGATTGGATGATGCCCCGGATCCTGCTCGGGAAGTTGCAGCTCAAATTGGGCCGCCGCGACGCCGCCAAACCGATACTGGAGGATGCCCTCCGCCTTGCCCTTGCGCAGGACCACGAAGACCCCGCCGCCGAGTTGCAGTTACTGCTCGCCGAGCTCGAATCGCGCTGA
- a CDS encoding SatD family protein — protein MTHARFILMADVIASGDHASRPLSTHLKAMVKAVNLHLGKKILSPLTVTLGDEFQGICDSAVAGVGAMLWLEHYLRQKPLRESPSSSPYQLRYVLHEGAVETPLNRERAHGMLGPGLTLARRRLEAHRRGAPRIQIALTNETLSRRLQDLFGVLDTLSQDFKVADYALIEGMMKSTDSESLARRFERHRTSIDRRRRTLKIDACLTLERLLLDLADSP, from the coding sequence ATGACTCACGCACGTTTCATTCTCATGGCCGACGTGATTGCCAGCGGTGATCACGCCAGCCGCCCTTTGAGCACTCACCTCAAAGCGATGGTCAAAGCCGTCAACCTCCACCTCGGTAAGAAAATCCTTTCGCCCCTGACGGTTACGCTGGGAGATGAATTTCAGGGCATTTGCGACTCCGCGGTCGCGGGGGTGGGCGCCATGCTTTGGCTCGAACACTACCTGCGACAAAAGCCGCTGCGGGAGAGCCCGTCCTCCTCCCCCTATCAACTGCGCTATGTGTTGCACGAAGGGGCCGTCGAGACGCCGCTCAATCGCGAACGCGCCCACGGCATGCTGGGACCCGGACTTACCTTGGCGCGGCGCCGGCTGGAGGCCCATCGCCGCGGAGCTCCCCGTATTCAAATTGCACTCACGAACGAGACCCTTTCGCGTCGGTTGCAGGACCTCTTTGGTGTTTTGGATACGCTTAGCCAGGACTTCAAGGTGGCCGACTACGCTTTGATTGAGGGGATGATGAAATCGACCGACAGCGAAAGTCTGGCACGTCGCTTCGAGCGCCACCGGACCAGTATTGACCGGCGTCGCCGAACCCTGAAAATAGACGCCTGCCTCACCCTGGAACGCCTGCTTCTCGACCTTGCCGATTCACCTTAA
- a CDS encoding LysR family transcriptional regulator: protein MANLIDSRQLLAFATLARHGSFTSAAKELFLTQSAVSHAIKSLETELGVRVFDRIGKKAHLTLAGERLLVHADRILREMQDARSGIEELQNWGQSRLRIGASTTACQYLLPSVLREFKQSFPECVIRVEPADSPEMGEALRANEIDLALMLRPPNREDIEFRPLFNDTLELYVAPSHPWVKRKDLTTEERSATTFILYNKGTYTYRMVTEYLRAAGVTMHNPIEMGSMEAAKELVKIGLGVGVFARWVAQKELREGSLVALPIGDEPLSREWGFGHLRGRQLGLAEETFLGLFESAAETLNLDPPKAAA, encoded by the coding sequence ATGGCTAACCTGATCGACAGCCGACAATTGCTCGCTTTCGCGACCCTGGCGCGACACGGCAGCTTCACCAGTGCGGCAAAGGAGCTTTTTCTCACGCAGTCCGCCGTGAGCCATGCAATCAAGTCATTGGAAACGGAGCTCGGCGTGCGCGTTTTCGACCGGATCGGCAAGAAAGCCCACCTGACTTTGGCCGGCGAGCGTCTGCTCGTGCACGCCGACCGAATTCTACGTGAGATGCAGGACGCGCGCAGTGGCATTGAGGAACTGCAAAACTGGGGCCAGTCGCGTCTGCGCATCGGAGCCAGCACCACGGCCTGTCAATATCTGCTGCCGAGCGTGCTGCGGGAGTTTAAGCAGAGCTTCCCGGAATGCGTGATCCGGGTCGAGCCGGCGGACAGTCCGGAGATGGGAGAGGCGTTGCGAGCCAACGAGATTGATCTCGCTCTGATGCTGCGACCGCCCAACCGCGAAGACATCGAGTTTCGCCCTCTCTTCAATGACACGCTCGAACTCTATGTCGCGCCTTCGCACCCGTGGGTGAAGCGCAAGGATCTCACGACGGAGGAGCGCAGTGCCACGACCTTCATTCTCTACAACAAAGGCACCTACACCTACCGCATGGTCACCGAATACCTGCGGGCGGCCGGCGTCACCATGCACAACCCGATCGAGATGGGCAGCATGGAGGCCGCCAAAGAACTGGTTAAAATCGGGCTCGGTGTCGGGGTGTTTGCCCGTTGGGTAGCGCAGAAGGAACTGCGCGAAGGCTCGCTCGTCGCGTTGCCCATCGGCGATGAGCCCCTGTCCCGCGAATGGGGTTTCGGCCACTTGCGCGGGCGTCAACTGGGGCTGGCGGAGGAAACCTTTCTCGGGCTGTTCGAATCGGCCGCCGAAACGCTCAACTTGGACCCACCCAAAGCAGCAGCGTGA
- a CDS encoding CmpA/NrtA family ABC transporter substrate-binding protein: protein MPRLKAAISAPPARNDTTLRLGFIALNDVAPLAVAQELGFFKKYGLRVELRRELGWATIRDKIAFGEIEAAHAISSLLISSRLGLDTAPADFLTACVLSTGGNAITLSERLWTAGVRDATTLAQEIINTRHDHQLVLGVAAAHSNHYLHLCEWLKTGGINPHRDVRIVVVPPPQVYRNLNAGTIDGYCVGEPWNSLAIQNDIGWCVATSDQLQPDHAEKVLMVRTEFARTRHEEHMLLVAALVEASRKCDEPDFRSDMVKLLTRREYLNQPAKIVGAGLKGPFKLGHGRTVDATDFVRFGRDDLNNPKVERADWLVEGFRSNRLLPASSPQTRNLAREVFRPDIFAQALSRHGLSET, encoded by the coding sequence ATGCCACGTCTAAAAGCCGCCATTTCCGCTCCTCCCGCCCGTAACGATACCACCTTGCGATTGGGCTTCATCGCGCTGAACGACGTGGCCCCCCTGGCCGTCGCTCAAGAACTGGGTTTCTTTAAAAAATACGGGCTGCGCGTGGAATTGAGACGTGAACTCGGTTGGGCCACCATTCGCGACAAAATTGCTTTTGGTGAGATCGAAGCGGCTCATGCCATCAGTTCTCTGCTCATCAGTTCACGCCTGGGTTTGGATACCGCGCCCGCCGATTTTCTAACCGCCTGCGTCCTCAGCACCGGTGGCAATGCCATCACATTGTCGGAACGTTTGTGGACGGCCGGCGTGCGCGACGCGACCACGCTCGCTCAGGAGATTATCAATACCCGTCATGATCACCAGCTGGTGCTGGGAGTGGCCGCCGCCCACTCCAACCACTACCTGCATCTTTGCGAGTGGCTCAAAACCGGCGGCATCAATCCCCATCGTGATGTGCGGATCGTCGTGGTGCCGCCACCGCAGGTCTATCGCAACCTCAACGCCGGCACGATCGACGGCTACTGCGTCGGCGAGCCATGGAATTCCCTCGCGATCCAAAACGACATCGGTTGGTGCGTGGCGACCAGCGACCAACTGCAACCCGACCACGCGGAAAAAGTCCTGATGGTGCGCACCGAATTCGCCCGGACCCGGCACGAGGAACACATGCTGCTCGTGGCTGCATTGGTGGAAGCCTCCAGAAAATGCGACGAACCCGACTTTCGCTCCGACATGGTCAAACTTCTCACCCGTCGCGAATATCTCAATCAACCCGCCAAGATCGTGGGGGCCGGCTTAAAGGGGCCTTTCAAACTTGGCCACGGACGCACCGTCGACGCGACCGACTTTGTGCGGTTTGGCCGCGACGATCTCAATAATCCCAAGGTCGAACGCGCCGATTGGTTGGTCGAAGGATTTCGCAGCAATCGTCTGCTGCCCGCTTCTTCCCCGCAGACGCGCAATCTGGCCCGCGAGGTTTTTCGACCCGACATTTTTGCGCAGGCCCTCAGTCGGCACGGACTGAGTGAAACCTAG
- a CDS encoding glycosyltransferase: protein MRVILTSHGSTGDIYPVIALAVAMQRAGHQVRFATIPHYQQDVEDAGIEFLPLCPDWEQADLSYWMGRLQKIRTPIYQLRELYVGAHQYIPEMIARMDAAMPETDLVVSSYLFPMNKGIADRHHVPFATLAFAPHVIPSPDYPPENLPSPAWLGRTTRRAWNRWMWQTANAIVDRVINSTVAESLRAAGLPKVRNFFSKPAEQVVVTLPESIFRRPDAEIDSRFKFTGYCRWQAPEDPALDLEIASFTQGEPVPIITFGSMVYENAGATMERFVKAWPADRKIIVQRGWAQFPRLGDESHIKVIGKVSHDQLFKHASCIIHHGGAGTTGSALHAGKPQLIVPHIGDQNFFGMEMERIGVGLRLGKMWWPDHLHTNVDKLLSDPQRPQRAADIAAQLRQEDGPAQAISALESFVAHHRAERATASTC, encoded by the coding sequence ATGCGGGTTATTTTAACCTCCCACGGATCGACGGGTGACATCTACCCCGTGATCGCTCTCGCCGTTGCCATGCAGCGCGCCGGCCACCAGGTGCGTTTTGCCACCATTCCGCACTACCAACAGGATGTGGAGGACGCCGGCATCGAATTCCTGCCCTTGTGTCCGGATTGGGAGCAGGCCGACCTCAGCTACTGGATGGGGCGTCTCCAAAAGATCCGCACCCCCATCTATCAACTGCGTGAGCTCTACGTCGGTGCCCACCAATACATCCCCGAAATGATCGCGCGCATGGATGCCGCCATGCCGGAAACCGATCTCGTGGTTTCCAGCTACCTGTTTCCCATGAACAAAGGCATCGCGGACCGCCACCACGTGCCCTTCGCCACGCTCGCCTTTGCTCCGCACGTCATTCCCTCGCCTGACTATCCACCCGAAAACCTGCCGTCACCGGCGTGGCTCGGGCGCACCACCCGTCGGGCGTGGAATCGGTGGATGTGGCAAACCGCCAACGCCATCGTCGATCGGGTCATCAATTCCACCGTCGCCGAATCGCTGCGGGCCGCCGGCCTGCCCAAGGTGCGCAACTTCTTTTCGAAACCCGCCGAGCAGGTCGTGGTCACCTTGCCGGAAAGCATCTTCCGCCGACCCGATGCCGAGATCGACAGTCGGTTCAAATTCACCGGTTACTGCCGTTGGCAAGCCCCGGAGGATCCTGCGCTCGATCTCGAAATCGCCTCGTTCACTCAAGGTGAACCCGTGCCGATCATCACCTTCGGCAGCATGGTTTACGAAAACGCGGGGGCAACGATGGAGCGCTTCGTCAAAGCCTGGCCCGCGGATCGCAAGATCATCGTGCAACGCGGCTGGGCCCAATTTCCCCGGCTCGGCGACGAATCCCACATCAAGGTAATTGGGAAAGTGTCGCACGACCAACTCTTCAAGCACGCCAGTTGCATCATTCACCACGGCGGTGCCGGCACCACCGGGAGCGCGCTGCACGCGGGCAAACCGCAACTCATCGTGCCGCACATCGGCGATCAGAACTTTTTCGGCATGGAAATGGAACGTATCGGCGTCGGTCTGCGGCTGGGCAAGATGTGGTGGCCCGATCACCTGCACACCAACGTCGACAAACTCCTGTCCGATCCACAGCGCCCCCAACGCGCCGCCGACATCGCGGCGCAACTCCGACAAGAGGACGGCCCCGCCCAAGCCATCTCAGCCTTGGAATCCTTCGTGGCCCACCACCGCGCCGAACGCGCCACGGCCTCGACCTGCTGA
- a CDS encoding ATP-dependent DNA helicase, whose amino-acid sequence MIGLTEENDALPPPPPRSRAPELVPTLFAQDGVLATALGLEHRPQQEAMARGVTAAQSTDASLLFEAGTGVGKSLAYLLPGIIQAVDESRQMIVSTHTIALQEQLDKNDLPLCRRVFSADETFEPYANFKSAVLVGKANYLCTTRLAVALRDKQELIPTAEHTELQRIATWAGTTEHGIRHELQPPPSYDVWDLVNADSSSCSRKYCNHESCFYQKARARLRAAHVIILNHSLFFAHIAAGAGENGSARGVLFPDDFVVLDEAHTVPAVATEHCGLHLSSYGTDRMLKHLFNPRTRRGLMVKHGGATERQLVEDALEASTQFFAFVSEKLLSQQNIVRVREEGFADSWLDGPLLALHKAVRQRADKLDDGRERDELLDQAQRIATYQTGLRQFLSVAEPEKFVYWVERTGRRQSIVTLRTAPIDIAPFLKEELFGCDTSVVCTSATLALAGRMKPFQVRMGATEIGAAIERSPFDFARNFRAFVATDMPLPTRDEARLARDRLVDYIRYCALRVSGGTLVLFTSYADLRHVAAELESDFLAAGRPLLCQGGDLSRTALADRMRECGNAVLFGTDSFWTGIDVPGPALSQVIITRLPFEVPTHPVLEARTELIRDRGGNPFNELTLPDALVKFRQGVGRLIRQATDQGVVTLLDARIVHKPYGRWFIDCLPEKELVRMDRTNRDTRFLPFA is encoded by the coding sequence ATGATCGGCCTTACCGAAGAAAACGACGCTCTGCCTCCTCCTCCCCCCCGTTCGCGGGCACCGGAACTCGTGCCGACGTTGTTCGCGCAAGATGGCGTGTTGGCGACGGCGCTCGGTCTCGAGCATCGGCCTCAGCAGGAGGCAATGGCCCGGGGGGTCACGGCCGCCCAATCCACGGACGCGTCGCTCCTGTTTGAAGCCGGGACCGGCGTCGGGAAATCGCTCGCCTACTTGCTGCCCGGCATCATCCAAGCCGTCGACGAGAGTCGTCAAATGATCGTGTCGACCCATACGATCGCCCTCCAGGAGCAGCTCGACAAAAATGATCTTCCGCTCTGTCGGCGCGTGTTTTCCGCCGACGAAACCTTCGAGCCCTACGCCAATTTTAAATCCGCCGTCTTGGTCGGCAAAGCCAACTACCTGTGCACCACCCGTCTCGCCGTCGCTTTACGCGACAAACAGGAGCTCATCCCCACCGCTGAACACACGGAACTGCAGCGCATCGCCACATGGGCCGGCACCACGGAGCACGGCATCCGGCACGAATTGCAGCCGCCGCCGTCCTACGACGTGTGGGATCTGGTCAACGCCGACTCGTCGTCGTGCTCGCGCAAATACTGCAATCACGAGTCCTGCTTTTATCAAAAAGCGCGGGCCCGCCTGCGTGCCGCTCACGTCATCATCCTCAACCACTCGCTCTTTTTTGCTCATATCGCGGCGGGCGCCGGAGAAAATGGCAGCGCGCGCGGCGTCTTGTTTCCGGATGATTTTGTCGTGCTCGACGAAGCCCACACCGTGCCCGCCGTGGCGACCGAACACTGTGGCCTGCATCTCAGTTCCTACGGCACCGACCGCATGTTGAAGCATCTCTTCAATCCGCGCACCCGCCGCGGCTTGATGGTCAAACACGGCGGTGCCACCGAACGTCAGCTCGTGGAGGATGCCTTGGAGGCGTCGACGCAGTTCTTCGCCTTCGTCAGCGAAAAGCTCCTCTCCCAACAAAACATCGTGCGGGTGCGCGAGGAGGGCTTCGCCGACTCGTGGCTCGATGGCCCGCTGCTCGCGTTGCACAAAGCGGTGCGCCAGCGCGCCGACAAACTCGACGATGGCCGCGAGCGCGACGAACTGCTCGATCAGGCGCAGCGCATTGCCACCTATCAAACCGGCCTGCGTCAGTTTCTCTCGGTCGCCGAGCCCGAGAAGTTTGTCTACTGGGTCGAGCGCACCGGGCGCCGCCAGAGCATTGTCACGCTGCGCACCGCGCCGATCGATATCGCTCCGTTTCTCAAAGAGGAGCTCTTCGGTTGCGATACTTCCGTCGTGTGCACGAGCGCGACCCTCGCGCTGGCCGGCCGCATGAAACCCTTCCAAGTCCGCATGGGCGCGACCGAGATCGGGGCCGCCATCGAACGATCGCCCTTCGACTTCGCGCGCAACTTTCGGGCGTTTGTCGCGACCGACATGCCGTTGCCCACCCGCGACGAGGCGCGCTTGGCGCGGGACCGCCTCGTCGACTACATCCGTTACTGCGCTCTGCGCGTGAGTGGCGGCACCTTGGTGCTGTTCACCAGTTACGCCGACTTGCGCCACGTCGCGGCCGAGTTGGAAAGTGATTTCCTCGCCGCGGGTCGGCCCCTGCTCTGTCAGGGCGGAGACCTCTCCCGCACCGCTCTCGCGGACCGGATGCGCGAGTGCGGCAACGCCGTGTTGTTCGGCACCGACAGCTTCTGGACCGGCATCGACGTGCCGGGGCCCGCGCTCTCCCAGGTGATCATCACCCGCCTGCCCTTCGAAGTGCCGACGCATCCCGTGCTCGAAGCCCGCACGGAACTTATCCGCGATCGTGGGGGCAATCCGTTCAACGAACTCACCCTGCCCGATGCGTTGGTCAAGTTTCGTCAGGGGGTGGGTCGTCTTATTCGTCAGGCCACCGATCAGGGCGTGGTGACGCTGCTCGACGCCCGCATCGTGCACAAACCCTACGGTCGCTGGTTCATTGATTGCCTGCCGGAAAAAGAACTCGTGCGCATGGATCGCACCAATCGCGACACCCGGTTTTTACCGTTTGCGTGA
- a CDS encoding PP2C family protein-serine/threonine phosphatase gives MPPPETSLLRSAAITDIGRVRRQNEDRFLRLSDPPFFAVADGIGGLPAGATAAQTTVDLLEEAVPGTSITHARDLVPLIEHINGEVSIIGLRLSPMYGIGTTLTCGRIVGHRLLLAHVGDSRCYLISDGEVRCLTEDHSVENEQKRRLDRGDKITPITDERTLVALTQCIGQTDSPVVETHEVELKSGDRIFFATDGITGLVSENELLTMLSTPEPLPERLANVVSTANERGGPDNATGILVEYDCPHHE, from the coding sequence GTGCCGCCCCCGGAAACATCCCTGCTGCGCTCCGCCGCCATCACCGATATCGGACGCGTGCGGCGGCAAAACGAAGATCGCTTTCTCCGCTTGAGCGATCCGCCGTTTTTTGCCGTGGCTGATGGCATCGGCGGGCTGCCGGCCGGAGCGACCGCTGCTCAAACCACCGTCGATTTGCTGGAGGAAGCCGTGCCCGGAACCTCAATCACCCATGCTCGTGACCTGGTGCCTCTCATCGAACACATCAACGGTGAGGTGTCGATCATCGGTCTGCGCCTCAGTCCGATGTATGGCATCGGCACCACCCTCACCTGCGGCCGTATTGTCGGTCATCGCCTGCTCCTGGCTCATGTCGGGGACTCGCGCTGCTACTTGATCTCCGACGGCGAAGTGCGCTGCCTTACCGAAGATCATTCCGTCGAAAACGAGCAAAAGCGTCGGCTCGATCGCGGGGATAAAATCACGCCGATCACCGATGAGCGCACCTTGGTGGCGTTGACCCAATGCATCGGCCAAACCGATTCGCCCGTCGTGGAAACCCACGAAGTGGAGCTTAAGTCCGGCGATCGAATCTTCTTTGCCACCGATGGCATCACCGGGCTGGTCTCCGAAAACGAATTATTGACCATGCTCAGCACCCCCGAGCCCCTGCCGGAACGCCTGGCCAATGTGGTGTCGACCGCGAACGAACGCGGCGGCCCCGACAACGCGACCGGCATCCTGGTCGAATACGACTGCCCCCATCATGAGTGA
- a CDS encoding heavy metal translocating P-type ATPase has protein sequence MSNPAETPAWAQNLAEFLRSAPGLEAVRVDPTARKVSVATLGTINEAALRESLRKVLAEVEARVKAEGNAGREGDTLPTGFSVRRDGGQLEMSAPTCATAPTFWTWREFSWPDPEHEGEAGHDHEEHDWRMLAGLAAACGVAGIAAWVVERFTGGPQGVVMGLAGLALITGGWDAAIDSWENIRRRKLDIHFLMLAVAVGAVSIGAWAEAVLLLFLFSASGAMEAFAMDRTHREVDALLQSAPKHALRIKDDGEEEEIPVDALRVGDRVRVKPGAAFPADGHILTGKSACDESTLTGESVPVEKAAGDDVFSGTLNLWGAVTYEVERLPAESTLQKIIRLIQTAQKLRAPSERFTDKFGGRYTLLVLGVCAVMFLVWWLVMGLSPFTNVGEQTSAFYRAMTLLVVMSPCALVLSIPSAVLAAIAWGARHGVLFRGGAAIEKLAEVQTVAMDKTGTLTTGELKVVSFESLPAGRETEVMELALALEANSQHPIARAIVRDVRQRGVAEHEVTDFSSLTGQGVRGTLGETKVLLGRRELLDTGPLAGWAEKLPPAEAEFAEVWIVSDALVGRILLRDELRSESAQVLTQLHALGLKSVMLTGDRRQTAEKVAAELGVGEVRAGLTPEGKVDAIEELKRGGRKVAMVGDGVNDAPSLAAADVSVAMGARGSDAALEQAEVILMEDRIENVLSALRLSRRAKRVIKQNLAISLGVVVVMAIASVAGVVPLGLGVAAHEGSTVLVCLNSLRLLLGANQG, from the coding sequence ATGTCGAATCCGGCCGAAACTCCTGCATGGGCGCAAAATTTGGCGGAGTTTCTACGCTCGGCCCCGGGCTTGGAGGCAGTGAGGGTCGATCCGACCGCGCGCAAGGTTTCCGTGGCGACCCTGGGCACGATCAACGAAGCGGCCCTGCGGGAAAGTTTACGCAAAGTGCTGGCGGAGGTGGAGGCCCGGGTGAAAGCCGAGGGCAACGCCGGACGCGAAGGCGACACCCTGCCCACAGGATTTTCGGTCCGACGGGATGGCGGTCAGCTCGAAATGAGTGCGCCGACCTGCGCCACGGCCCCGACCTTTTGGACCTGGCGGGAGTTTTCGTGGCCGGACCCGGAACATGAGGGCGAGGCCGGACATGATCACGAAGAGCACGATTGGCGCATGCTGGCCGGACTCGCGGCGGCTTGTGGCGTGGCGGGCATCGCCGCCTGGGTGGTGGAACGTTTCACGGGCGGCCCCCAAGGCGTGGTGATGGGGCTGGCGGGCCTGGCGTTGATCACCGGCGGCTGGGATGCAGCGATTGATTCGTGGGAAAACATTCGGCGGCGAAAGTTGGATATCCATTTTCTGATGCTGGCGGTCGCAGTGGGCGCGGTGAGCATCGGGGCGTGGGCCGAGGCCGTGCTGCTGCTGTTCCTGTTCTCGGCGTCGGGGGCGATGGAAGCGTTCGCAATGGACCGCACGCATCGCGAGGTCGATGCGTTGCTACAGTCGGCCCCCAAGCATGCCCTGCGGATCAAAGACGACGGCGAGGAAGAAGAGATTCCCGTCGATGCGTTGCGCGTGGGTGACCGAGTCAGGGTGAAACCGGGGGCTGCTTTTCCGGCCGACGGTCATATTCTAACGGGCAAAAGTGCGTGCGATGAATCCACCCTCACCGGCGAATCGGTGCCGGTCGAGAAAGCCGCGGGCGACGATGTATTCAGCGGCACGCTTAATTTATGGGGCGCGGTCACTTACGAAGTGGAGCGGTTGCCGGCCGAGAGCACGTTGCAGAAAATCATCCGGCTGATTCAAACCGCGCAAAAACTGCGGGCGCCGAGTGAGCGGTTCACCGACAAGTTCGGCGGACGCTACACGCTGCTGGTGCTGGGCGTGTGCGCGGTCATGTTTCTCGTGTGGTGGCTGGTGATGGGGCTGTCGCCGTTTACCAATGTGGGTGAGCAGACCTCCGCGTTTTACCGGGCGATGACGTTGCTGGTGGTGATGAGTCCGTGCGCGCTCGTGCTCTCGATTCCATCCGCCGTGCTCGCGGCCATTGCGTGGGGGGCGCGCCATGGCGTGCTGTTCCGCGGGGGCGCGGCGATTGAAAAACTTGCGGAGGTGCAGACCGTGGCGATGGACAAGACCGGGACGCTCACGACCGGAGAGCTCAAGGTGGTGAGCTTCGAGAGCCTGCCTGCCGGGCGGGAAACCGAGGTCATGGAACTGGCATTGGCATTGGAGGCGAATTCGCAGCACCCGATCGCCCGGGCCATTGTGCGCGATGTGCGCCAACGGGGCGTGGCCGAGCACGAAGTGACGGATTTCAGCTCCCTGACCGGGCAGGGAGTGCGCGGCACGCTGGGCGAGACCAAGGTGCTGCTGGGACGTCGCGAACTATTGGATACAGGGCCGCTGGCGGGCTGGGCGGAAAAACTGCCGCCGGCGGAGGCGGAATTTGCGGAAGTATGGATCGTGAGCGACGCGTTGGTCGGTCGGATCCTGTTACGGGACGAGTTGCGTTCGGAATCGGCCCAGGTTTTGACGCAGTTGCACGCCCTGGGATTGAAGTCGGTCATGCTGACTGGCGACCGGCGGCAAACCGCGGAAAAAGTCGCGGCCGAGCTGGGAGTCGGTGAGGTGCGGGCCGGTTTGACGCCGGAAGGGAAAGTCGACGCGATTGAAGAGCTAAAGCGAGGTGGTCGCAAAGTTGCGATGGTGGGCGACGGCGTGAACGACGCACCGAGCCTGGCGGCAGCCGACGTGAGTGTCGCCATGGGCGCGAGAGGCAGCGATGCGGCGTTGGAGCAAGCGGAGGTCATATTGATGGAGGACCGCATCGAGAATGTATTGTCCGCCCTGCGCCTGAGTCGTCGTGCGAAGCGAGTTATCAAGCAGAACCTCGCGATCTCGTTGGGCGTGGTGGTGGTGATGGCCATCGCCTCGGTGGCCGGGGTCGTTCCGCTCGGACTCGGCGTGGCGGCGCACGAAGGCAGCACCGTGTTGGTGTGCCTGAACTCGCTGCGATTGTTGCTCGGTGCCAATCAAGGGTAG